The stretch of DNA GGCGTGGTCGGCCAGGCCCACCTGCTCGAGCAGCTGCATCACCCGCTCCTTGCGCTGGTGCTTGTCCAGCTTGCGCTGCAGCAGCAGGGGGAACTCGACGTTCTGGAAGACGCTGAGCACCGACACCAGGTTGAAGGACTGGAAGATGAAGCCGATGGTGTGCAGGCGCAGGTGCGTGAGCTGACGCTCACTCAGCTGCTTGGTGTCCTGGCCCGCGACGCTGACCACGCCCGAGGTGGCGGTGTCCACGCAGCCGATGAGGTTGAGCAGCGTCGTCTTGCCGCTGCCGGACGGACCGGCGATGGAGATGAACTCCCCGGAGTGCACCAGGAGGTCCACGCCCCTCAATGCCGGGACCACCACCTTGCCCAGGGTGTAGTCCTTGGTCACCTGGGTGATGGAGACGATGGGGGACTGCGCGACTGCGCCATTCATGCGGTGCGTCCTTTCGAAGCCTTGGGGGTGCGGGGTGTGGGGCGGGCGGCGCGCGAGGCACGCCACCGCTCGGCGATGCCGGCCATCTCGGCCAGGTAGAAGTCACAGAAGTCCGCCGCCTCGCGCAGGTGGTGCTTGTTGGCGAGCTGCGGCACGGAGAGGGCTTCCTGGCACACGCGGACGAACGCCTTGACGCTGTCCTCGGCGGTGCGCAGGCGGCTCTCCCAGCCATTGCCATTGACGACGTAGTAGTGCTGCCGGTCTCCCGGCACGCTGACGGGCTCCACCAGGCCAATCGCCATGCTGGCGCGGATGTTGGTGGACACGGAGGCCGCGCTCACCTTGAGCCTGCGCGCGAGCTGCTGCAGCGACAGGGGCTCGTCGGTCAGCATCATGAGCGCGTGGATGCGCCCGCCGATGCGCGTGCCGCCCTGCCGCTCGAAGTACAGCCCCATCGACTCGATGAAGCGCTGCTCCGCGACGCCCAGCTCCTTCATGCACGGCCTCCGTTCCACCCGCGTGGGGGCCGCGCACGACGCGCTTCCGCCGGGGCCCAGGGTGGCGCCCGGCATCTAGTTCGTTCAGACCATTCAGTCAATACTGAATGAAGTGAATGGCCCGCCCCGGAGCGTCGGGTGGGGCGGGGCGGAACGAAGGCCCACGGCCGTGGGGGCCGTGGGCCTCGGGTCCCCTCGTGGGAGGGGCGTCACTCGGGCGCGTGCCCGGTGGCGCTAGTACGTGTCGGGGCTGGTGCCCTTGTCCTTGCTGGTGTCGCCGCCCAGGTCCTGGTTCTTGGTCGAGTCCATGCCGGAGCCGCCGGTGCCCGGCTCATGCGTGGTGCCCGTGTCCAGGCTGCCGTTGTCCTGGGTGCCGGTGCCCTGGTTGATGGACGAGTCCGGCTGCATGACGTCCGTGCCCGCGCCGCCGGTGCCCGACAGCGAGATGCTCTTCGCCATGTTCCGGGTCTCCTTCACCTCGAAGCTGGCGCGGATCTCCTGACCCTCCTTGAGGTCCTTGGCCTTCTTGAGGGTCGGGTCGGTGAACATGGTGCCCTTGTCGATGTCGAGCGGCACCACCGCCCCCTGCGCGTCCTGCACGAAGACCTTGCTGCTCTCGGTCTTCACCACCTTGCCGCTCAGCTCCTTCTGGCCCATGGCGTTGGAGCCCATGGTGGAGCCGGTGCCCATGGTGGAGCCCGAGCCGCCCACGGAGCTGCCGGGCTGCATCGTGCTGTCCTGGGGCATGCTGCTGGTACCTGAGGTGCCCGAACCCCCCTGTGCGGAGGTGTCCGTCTGGGGCTTGTTCTTGTCGTCGCCCGCCAGGGCCGTGCCAGACCCGACCAGCGCCAGCGCCGCGAAAATCCCGATCAGCTT from Myxococcus guangdongensis encodes:
- a CDS encoding ABC transporter ATP-binding protein, producing MNGAVAQSPIVSITQVTKDYTLGKVVVPALRGVDLLVHSGEFISIAGPSGSGKTTLLNLIGCVDTATSGVVSVAGQDTKQLSERQLTHLRLHTIGFIFQSFNLVSVLSVFQNVEFPLLLQRKLDKHQRKERVMQLLEQVGLADHAKHRPNELSGGQRQRVAVARALVTRPQLVLADEPTANLDSVTGQHIIDLMKELNQKEGTTFIFSTHDAKVMNHANAVVRLADGKILDRLTPAEAKRAMAAGAEGH
- a CDS encoding GbsR/MarR family transcriptional regulator; translated protein: MKELGVAEQRFIESMGLYFERQGGTRIGGRIHALMMLTDEPLSLQQLARRLKVSAASVSTNIRASMAIGLVEPVSVPGDRQHYYVVNGNGWESRLRTAEDSVKAFVRVCQEALSVPQLANKHHLREAADFCDFYLAEMAGIAERWRASRAARPTPRTPKASKGRTA